In Dioscorea cayenensis subsp. rotundata cultivar TDr96_F1 chromosome 11, TDr96_F1_v2_PseudoChromosome.rev07_lg8_w22 25.fasta, whole genome shotgun sequence, a single genomic region encodes these proteins:
- the LOC120271513 gene encoding monothiol glutaredoxin-S5-like: MVAIKEEGLIPIVEGSMVVIVGRRDCHMNYAAQRLLEKLKAYPTMHEVSKEFVVRMTFMHNLGRTLRGDDKTLAAPLFPMIFIGGKLVGGLDRLIAIHVTGKLIPMLKEAGAIWL, encoded by the coding sequence ATGGTAGCAATCAAAGAGGAAGGTTTGATACCAATTGTCGAGGGAAGTATGGTGGTGATTGTAGGTAGAAGAGATTGTCACATGAATTATGCTGCTCAAAGATTGttggaaaaattgaaagctTATCCAACAATGCATGAAGTTAGTAAAGAGTTTGTAGTGAGGATGACATTCATGCATAACCTCGGAAGGACTCTTAGAGGAGATGATAAGACTTTGGCTGCACCGTTGTTTCCAATGATATTTATTGGGGGAAAATTGGTTGGGGGTTTGGATCGGCTCATAGCTATTCATGTCACTGGCAAGCTTATTCCTATGTTGAAAGAAGCTGGTGCTATTTGGCTCTGA